A stretch of Fusarium poae strain DAOMC 252244 chromosome 2, whole genome shotgun sequence DNA encodes these proteins:
- a CDS encoding hypothetical protein (TransMembrane:4 (i72-92o112-132i170-192o592-620i)) — protein MSRRVGQTCQAILVMLFQPSYIEDNSSSSSFRAHNGANEPKNTSNIETIRVGYEPTMAKDDSWKRHFMPGTLFADISLTLLPAAILGLALAVMCLDKTTVEKEVLQKWDNAITVIASVFPILFASVASRMVYQAARWRLEKGATLNLLEQLIGSRTVGSTLVTQISLGRFNILGISLLLLWSLSPLGSQAALRMLRTRLEPVYAPSNVLYYTTDASSVFSSSTLVSRGEIDQYRSTQSFMQTMYNSLLLAPPSAKSDAMDLWGNVKIPRLEIDGDNDGSWKNVSWNSAPDSYTSLVGLPVTNVTQGNVTFSLESSYIDLDCKRFTYNISVMKQKIYEWDYMDGNNNGSIRLPNGTFHGMNGTKLQSVWSVAVDRFVDEYWNNNDRCSSVGKERDCQSPILLVNETDLDVTPAQLVFEASFRTSPKQYVPSMRIEAVCDVVQRYIESRVACSRADSSSSQNCTVIQQRSSRQPHAPEGVTMLSFPDIWSWVTRGLPVGIQGQTYADTPIRYLDNPRVTSFTVGDEEEEGKLLSNITEKQFGRRLSQLLTTYVLLGQLNQYTSQGSSDITARFEPNVTIPVDVSTLKEIYVVHWSWIALFSTCCAVLLVSGITGVIFAHLAAGPEILGYASSAVRDSKYVTLPPTTGQKEALEVTKMIGQHKFRYGYTSATFEGRPLMGIGLEDQIQGIKGTKESMG, from the exons ATGTCACGGCGCGTGGGACAAACGTGCCAAGCCATTCTCGTCATGTTG TTTCAACCTTCTTACATAGAAGAtaattcttcctcttcctctttcagGGCCCACAATGGCGCGAACGAGCCCAAGAATACCTCCAACATTGAGACGATTCGCGTGGGGTACGAACCGACAATGGCCAAGGACGATAGTTGGAAGCGCCATTTTATGCCAGGCACTTTATTCGCAGACATCAGCTTAACTCTTCTTCCTGCTGCTATCTTGGGACTTGCCCTGGCCGTCATGTGCTTGGACAAAACAACCGTTGAGAAGGAGGTGCTTCAGAAATGGGATAATGCCATCACCGTG ATAGCATCAGTTTTCCCCATTTTATTCGCCTCCGTCGCAAGTAGAATGGTCTACCAAGCTGCCCGCTGGAGACTCGAAAAAGGCGCAACTCTCAACCTTCTCGAACAATTAATCGGCAGTCGCACCGTCGGATCGACGCTTGTCACACAGATTAGCCTGGGCAGATTCAATATCCTAGGCATCTCTTTGCTCCTCCTTTGGTCCCTTTCACCACTTGGATCACAAGCCGCTCTTCGAATGCTGCGAACGCGACTTGAACCTGTGTACGCACCATCCAACGTTCTCTACTATACAACGGATGCCTCGTCTGTTTTCAGTAGCTCGACACTCGTCTCACGAGGTGAGATTGATCAATATCGGTCGACTCAATCGTTTATGCAGACTATGTACAATTCTTTGTTGCTTGCTCCTCCTTCGGCTAAAAGTGATGCAATGGACCTGTGGGGGAATGTCAAGATTCCCAGGTTGGAAATAGACGGTGATAACGATGGAAGCTGGAAGAACGTTTCGTGGAACTCAGCCCCAGATTCTTATACTTCACTAGTAGGGTTGCCTGTCACAAATGTCACCCAAGGCAATGTCACATTCTCCCTCGAATCAAGCTACATCGACCTCGACTGCAAAAGATTCACCTACAACATTTCCGTCATGAAGCAAAAGATTTACGAATGGGATTATATGGACGGGAACAACAATGGCTCTATCCGCCTACCCAACGGAACCTTTCACGGAATGAATGGAACTAAATTGCAATCAGTATGGAGTGTTGCTGTTGATCGTTTCGTTGATGAGTACTGGAACAACAATGATCGTTGTTCTTCAGTTGGCAAGGAAAGAGACTGTCAGAGCCCCATATTGCTGGTCAACGAGACTGACCTGGACGTGACGCCCGCACAGCTCGTCTTTGAAGCTTCATTCCGAACCTCTCCCAAGCAATACGTTCCGTCAATGCGAATTGAGGCAGTATGCGATGTAGTCCAGCGCTATATCGAATCCCGCGTCGCTTGTTCGCGGGCcgactcttcatcatcgcaGAACTGTACTGTCATTCAACAACGCTCCTCGCGCCAACCTCACGCTCCGGAGGGTGTCACTATGCTTTCGTTTCCTGATATCTGGAGCTGGGTGACGCGAGGCCTACCTGTCGGAATACAAGGTCAAACCTACGCCGATACTCCGATTCGGTATCTCGATAACCCTAGAGTTACAAGCTTTACTGTGGgcgacgaggaggaagagggaaAGCTGCTGAGCAATATCACGGAGAAGCAATTTGGTCGCCGCCTATCACAGCTTCTTACCACTTATGTCCTCTTGGGCCAGCTGAACCAGTACACATCACAAGGAAGCAGCGATATAACAGCCAGGTTTGAACCAAATGTTACTATTCCCGTCGATGTCAGTACCCTGAAAGAGATATACGTTGTGCACTGGTCCTGGATAGCTTTATTCTCTACCTGTTGCGCTGTTCTCCTTGTGAGTGGTATTACTGGGGTTATTTTTGCTCATCTGGCTGCTGGACCAGAGATTCTTGGATACGCATCATCTGCGGTGCGTGATTCTAAATATGTGACCCTTCCACCCACCACAGGACAGAAAGAGGCTCTTGAAGTTACAAAAATGATTGGACAGCATAAGTTCAGATATGGATATACGAGTGCAACCTTTGAGGGTCGTCCTTTAATGGGAATTGGGTTGGAAGATCAGATACAAGGGATCAAGGGTACGAAAGAGTCTATGGGATAG